The Pseudomonas sp. GD03919 region CTGGCAGTGAGCGTCGGCATCTCCTCGCTCGATGCCAGCGATGCCAGCGTCGAGGCTGCCCTGTCGCGCAGTGACAGCGCCCTGTACTGTGCCAAGCGCGGCGGGCGCAATCGCATCGAGCATCACTGAAACCCGGCCACCAGGAAGGGCAGAACTCATGGATGAACGCCAGTGACTGCAACGTGATGGTTATGTCCTGCTGCGCCAGGCCATTGCGCCCGAATGGCTCGCTGGCCTGCGCAGCGCGTTCGATACCGGCGTCAAACCCGCAGACCAATGGCCCGTACCGCGAGGCATGGATTACCGCCACTCGTTGCTGGACGACAATCCGAGCGTGCAGGCGGTGTGCCGTTTGCCGCAGGTATTGGCGGCGGTGGAGGCGTTGATCGGCGAGGTCTCCTTCCTGGTGCAAGTGGAAGGCCGCGAGCCTCTGCCGGGGCGTGGTCACCAGCGCCTGCACCGCGATCTTTCCATGCGCCGACCGGGGGATATCGCCAACGCCATGGCTTACTTTCACGACTATGGCCCCGACAATGGAGCGACCCGCCTCGTGCCCGGCAGCCATCGTCCGCAAACGGCTGCGCCGGCGTTCGATTTCGACGATGAATCGGCTGTCGTTCAGTTATCGAGCCGCGTGGTCGACATCCTGATATTCGATGTCGACCTGGTGCATGCCGGCAGCCTCAACCCCAGCGGTGCGCGGCGCCGCAGCATCCTGATCAGCTATTTCGCCGCGAGCCTGTATGAGGTACATCTACAGAGCATGGCCCTGCGCGGTGTACGGATGGACACCCGCGAGCGCTTCGACCCCGCGAACATCATCTGGCCTTGAGCGGGTCGCTGCGCGACGAGCATGCCTGCTCAACCCTTGGCTGGCACTTCATCAGGCGTAAGTGCAGAACTTCATTGAAGTCAGGCCACTGCACTCGCGGCCAGCACTGCCCTGAGTGGGCCCTGGTAACAGTTACGGCGCAGCTTGCCGTGCGATGATTGCCGCCTGTCTCGACGGGTGCGGTGTACACCTGTGGCCCACTGATTCACCCATTGGCCTGCATGCCAGGCAAACCTGCAGGGAACGCCTGTGAAATTTCTGAAAAAACTGTTTGGACTCTCAGCCAAAGCGACCCCCGAGATCGAACAAGCGCCGGCCTCCGCGATGCCCATGGCTGAAGGCTATGACCCCAACGCAGCCGCCAACCAGGCTGGCCACTGGCAAATGCCTTGATCGACACTGGCAAACCGTCGGCCGCGTTGAGCGTGATGTGCTGACGTACCTCATCAGCCAGGCCTTCTCCGGTGGTGCGCAGTGGCCCTCGACACGCCAGGCGTACCGCATCGTACGCCGGGGTGAAGCCATCATCCTGGCGACCGAAGGCCTGTGCAATCCGTTCGACGATGTGCAGGGCATGGGCAACGGCTTCGAAATGGAACTGTTTCTGGAAAGCGCGGATATCCCCGAGCATGCCCGTGGCAAACCTGGCGAGGTCGACCCGCTAAAGGGCAGTTGGGCTTTCGAGCTGATCGAACATGTGGCCGCTACCGTGGCTGACGCTGGCGGCATCGGCCGGCAGATCGAGCAAGGCAGCTTGCACTGTGATGCGATCAAAACCTGCCACCTGGCGGGCGACAAAGCCGTAGTCGACCGGGTTGTCGACGAACACCTCGGACAATGCCGACCACAGTCGGATGCGTTCTGCGCGGGTCATGAGTCCTGATCCTGTATGCCGTGCCGCGACTGTATAGGCGCGTGCGCTGACTGGCCATCGTCATTGGCTGCTGTGAAGTCGTGGCGGCATGTATCATCGTCGCCATGGCTGCGCGGCGCTGTGCGCGCGAGCAGTGTTTTCGTATCCGGGCCGCTTCAGGCAGGCCCGCTCTCTGCGAGTGATGACACGATGATCGAGGTAACCGAAGTTTCCATTGCCGAGCTGCGCGCCGCGCTGGAGTCCGGCCGCACCACGGCGGTCGAGCTGGTCAAGGCCTACCTGGCACGTATTGACGCCTATGACGGCCCGGATACGCCGACCCGGCTCAACGCGGTGGTGGTGCGCAACCCCGATGCGCTGAAAGAGGCCGAAGCCTCTGATGCGCGCCGCGCCCGTGGCGAGACGCTGAGTCCGCTTGATGGCATCCCTTACACCGCCAAGGACAGCTACCTGGTCAAGGGTATGACGGCTGCCTCGGGCAGCCCGGCATTCAAGGATCTGGTGGCGCAGCGCGATGCCTTCACCATCGAGCGCCTGCGCGCGGCCGGCGCCATCTGCCTGGGCAAGACCAATATGCCGCCGATGGCCAATGGCGGCATGCAGCGCGGCGTCTATGGCCGTGCGGAAAGCCCCTACAACGCCGATTACCTGACCGCGCCGTTTGCTTCCGGCTCGTCCAATGGCGCCGGCACCGCTACCGCTGCCAGCTTCTGTGCCTTCGGCCTGGCCGAGGAAACCTGGTCCAGCGGGCGCGGCCCGGCCTCGAACAACGGCCTGTGCGCCTACACGCCGTCGCGCGGGGTGATCTCGGTGCGTGGCAACTGGCCGCTGACACCGACCATGGATGTGGTGGTGCCCTATGCCCGCAGCATGGCCGATCTGCTGGAAGTGCTGGATGTGGTGGTGGCCGATGATCCGGATACGCGTGGCGACCTCTGGCGCATGCAGCCCTGGGTGCCGATTCCGCGCCCGTCCGAGGTACGACCGCAGTCCTACCTGACGCTGGCTGCTCAGCCCGCAGCGTTGGCAGGTAAACGCCTGGGCGTGCCGCGCATGTACATCAACAAGGACGCGCTGGCCGGCACCAGCGAAAAGCCTGGCATTGGCGGGCCAACCGGGCAGCGCATCCAGACCCGAGCCTCGGTGATCGAGCTGTGGGAGCAGGCGCGTGCTGCGCTGGAAAAGGCCGGCGCTACGGTGATCGAGGTGGACTTTCCGCTGGTGTCCAACTGCGAAGGTGATCGCCCCGGTGCGCCGACCGTTTACAACCGAGGCCTGGTACCCCACCAGTTCCTGCTCGACGAACTGGGTGAGCTGACGGCCTGGGCCCTGGATGATTTCCTGCGTGCCAATGGTGACCCGAAACTCAATTGCCTGGCCGATGTCGACGGCCCACAAATTTTCCCCCATGAGCCGGGTACCTTGCCCAACCGTGAGGATGACCTGGCCTTTGGCATGGACGAGTATGTGCGCATGGCACAGCGTGGCCTCAGGCTGTGGAGTGAAATCCCCAGCGTACCGGATGGTATGCGTGCCCTGGAGCACACGCGCAAGCTGGATCTGGAAGACTGGATGGATGAGCTCAGGCTCGATGCGGTGCTGTTCCCCACCGTGGCCGATGTCGGGCCAGCGGATGCCGACGTCAACCCAGTGTCCGCCGATATTGCCTGGAGTAACGGCGTGTGGGTGGCCAACGGCAATTTGGCGATCCGCCATCAGGGCGTGCCGACCGTCACCGTGCCGATGGGGGTGATGGCCGATATCGGTATGCCGGTGGGGCTGACCTTTGCCGGCCGTGCCTACGACGATTCAGCACTGCTGCAATTGGCTGCAGCCTTTGAGTCCACCGGCAACAAGCGTCTGGTGCCGCCGCGCACGCCGGCGTTGTGAGCTGAATGCCCGGCAAGGCCTGTCGGTGTCACGCCCTCGCTGCTAAGGCCCGGCCGGCCGTTGTGCTGGCGTGAGTGTCGCTGGGGAAGTGCCTTCGCGCGCGGGGCGCGTTCCCGGCAACTGCGGCTGACGTCGCCAGGTCGCCCGAGCCGGGGATGGTGTTCGTAGCGGTAACATCGCGCACCATAATGAGCACATAGGGAACGCAGGTGTGCTGTTTGGGTGCCATTTTTAGCTCTGGTCAAAGGTGCGAGAGGCTTTGAGGCCAATGAAATCGGCTTTTGCTGATTCATGGCCTGACTCTTGCTGAAATTATCTGTTTATCCTTTCTGCTTGATCACTCCTTTTTCAAGCTGTCAATATCTGCGTCCGGCGCATCCAGTGCTTCTGTAATTAGTTGTCGCATTGAGGAAATATCGCCTCATTGCCTGCCGCTAGAATGCCGCACACCCAGCCAAGGCCCCCTTGCCGCCCTCCACACGACGGCGCAGCATCGCCTTCTACAACCCATAAAAGGCCCGGGCCCCTCACTGCCATCGATGCCATACCCAATTCGAAGGAGCAAAGAATGAAGAAGATCGCACTGCTCGGCGCCCTGGCGCTGTCCTTGATGTCGCCGCTGGCCCTGGCTGAAAAACCGCTGCGCATCGGTATCGAGGCGGCCTATCCGCCCTTCGCATTCAAAACGCCCGATGGCCAGATTGCCGGTTTCGACTACGACATCGGCGTCGCCCTGTGCGAAGAGATGAAGGTCGAGTGCAAGTGGATCGAGCAGGAGTTCGACGGCCTGATCCCAGCCCTGAAAGTGCGCAAGTTCGACGCCGTGCTGTCGTCCATGTCAATCACTGAAGACCGCAAGAAGTCCGTGGACTTCACCGGCAAGTACTACGCCACCCCCGCCAAGCTGGCGATGAAAGCCGGTACCGAGCTCAAGGACCCGCTGGCCGACCTGAAAGGCAAGAAGATCGGTGTGCAGCGCTCGTCCGTGTATGACCGTTACGCCACCGACATCTTCGCCCCGGCCGGGGCCGAGATCGTGCGTTACAGCTCGCAGAACGAAGTGTTCCTGGATATGCAGTCCGGTCGCCTTGATGCCACCCTGGCCGATTCGGTGAATATCGATGACGGGTTCCTCAAGACTGACGGCGGCAAGGGCTTTGCCTTCGTAGGCCCGGATTTCACCGATGTGAAGTACTTCGGTGAAGGCCAGGGCATTGCTGTGCGCAAGGGCGACAAGGCGCTGGCCGACAAGATCAGTGCGGCCATCCTGGCCATTCGCGCCAACGGTAAGTACAAGGAAGTGCAGGACAAGTACTTCGACTTCGACGTTTACGGCGAGTAAACGCTCCGAGGCAGATTGAAGTGGCACTAACCTTTACCGAGGTTGTGCCACTTTTTTCTTGGTTCATCCTGTAGGTCGGCTGCCGCTTCGCCTGTGTGGGCGTTCGGACTTTGTACGTCGCTGCGGCGACATTCATTTTCTTTGTGCTACAAGGCGCCATCGGGGTGCCTGAGAGGTATTGGCGCATGCTTCAAGGCTACGGCTCGACCATTCTCGACGGTGCCTGGCTTACCGTGCAGTTGGCGCTGCTGTCGATGGCGGTCGCTGTCACGCTCGGCCTGCTCGGTGCAGCGTTTCGCCTGTCGCCGGTGAAATGGCTGGCGCTGCTGGGCGAGACCTATGCCACGGTGATTCGCGGTATTCCCGAGTTGGTGTTGATCCTGCTGATCTTCTTCGGTGGTCAGGATCTGGTGAATCGTGTCGCTCCGTTGCTGGGGCATGAGGATTACATTGATATCAATCCCTTCGTGGCAGGCGTTGGCACCTTGGGCTTCATTTACGGCGCCTATCTGTCGGAGACCTTTCGTGGCGCCTTCATGGCGATCCCGAAAGGGCAGGGCGAAGCGGGTCTGGCTTATGGCATGAGCCCGTTGAGGGTGTTCTTGCGCATTCTCGTGCCGCAGATGATCCGCCTGGCGATTCCCGGTATCACCAACAACTGGCTGGTGCTGGTCAAGGCCACCGCGCTGATTTCCCTGGTCGGCCTGCAGGACATGATGGCCCGCGCCAAGAGCGCCGGTGATGCGACCCGTGAGCCGTTCACCTACATCCTGCTGGCGGCGGCGGTGTACCTGGCGATCACCAGCGTGTCGCTGCTGGTGTTGCGCTATCTCGAACGGCGCTATTCGGTCGGCGTGAAAGCCGCCGAACTCTGAGGGAGTGACCATGCTTTTCGATTACAACGTGGTGCTCGACAGCCTGCCGCTGTACCTCGGTGGCGTACTGGTGACCCTCAAGCTGCTGATCATCGCGCTGGCTGTGGGCCTGCTGCTGGCCGTTCCGCTGGCGATCATGCGGGTGTCCAGGCAACAGCTGATCAACTTCCCGGCATGGCTCTACACCTACGTGATCCGTGGTACGCCGATGCTGGTGCAGTTATACCTGCTGTACTACGGCCTGGCCCAGTTCGAGGCCGTGCGCGAAAGCTTCATGTGGCCCTACCTGTCCAGCGCCACCTTCTGTGCCTGTCTGGCCTTTGCCATCAATACCAGTGCCTACACCGCTGAAATCCTCGCGGGCAGCCTCAAGGCCACGCCGCCCGGCGAGATCGAGGCGGCCAAGGCCATGGGCATGTCGCGCAGCAAGCTGTATCGGCGCATTCTGCTGCCGTCGGCGTTGCGCCGTGCGCTGCCGCAGTACAGCAATGAGGTGATCATGATGTTGCACACCACCAGCCTGGCCTCGGTGGTGACCCTGATCGACATCACCGGCGCGGCCAAGACCGTCAGCTCGCAGTACTACCTGCCGTTCGAGGCCTACGTCACTGCCGGCCTGTTCTACCTGGCACTCACCTTCATCCTGGTGCGCCTGTTCAAACTGGCCGAACGCCGCTGGCTAGCTTATCTGGCACCACGCAAGGCCTGATGCCATGACGATTGAAGAGAACCCGAACATGTACAAACTCGAAGTTCAGGACCTGCACAAGCGCTACGGCAGCCACGAGGTGATCAAGGGTGTGTCGATGGCGGCCAAGGCCGGCGACGTGATCAGCATCATCGGCTCCAGCGGCTCGGGCAAGAGCACCTTCCTGCGTTGCCTGAACCTGCTGGAACAGCCGCACGCCGGCAAGATCCTGCTCAACAGCGAAGAACTGAAGCTGGTGCCGGCCAAGGACGGTTCGCTGCGCGCCGCCGATGCCAGGCAGTTGCAACGCATGCGCTCGCGTCTGGCCATGGTGTTCCAGCACTTCAACCTGTGGTCGCACATGAGCGCCCTGGAGAACGTCATGGAAGCGCCGGTGCATGTGCTGGGTATGAACAAGGCTGAAGTCCTTGGCAAGGCCGAGCACTATCTGGCCAAGGTCGGCGTGGCGCACCGCAAGGACGCCTACCCGGCGCACATGAGCGGCGGCGAGCAGCAGCGCGTGGCCATTGCCCGCGCCCTGGCCATGGAGCCGGAAGTGATGCTGTTCGACGAACCGACTTCGGCACTCGATCCGGAGCTGGTCGGCGAAGTGCTCAAGGTGATGCAGGACCTGGCCGGTGAAGGCCGCACCATGGTGGTGGTGACCCACGAAATGGGTTTTGCCCGCGAGGTGTCGAACCAGTTGGTATTCCTGCACAAGGGGCTGGTGGAAGAGCGCGGTTGCCCCAGGGAAGTGCTGGCCAAACCGCAATCCGAGCGGCTCAAGCAGTTTCTTTCCGGCAGTCTCAAATAATAAGAAGCTAGACTGCGTTTCAAAGCCTGTTCAAAGTCTTGCGAGCTAGAGGCATGCAAGGCAAAAACAGGCGAGGAAGCGGAGTGTACTTTTGTACATGAGCATTCCGAGCCTGTTTTTAACGCAGCAGGCCCGACGCGCAGCAAACTGTGAACAGGCTTTCATGACCCCTCATCGAATCGGCTTTCTATACTGGCCCGGCACCAAGGCGCTGACGTTATCTCTGGCAGAAGAAGCCCTGCGTGTCGCCCAGCGTGTACACCCGGAAGTGGTCTACGAGCTGGTGTTTCTCCAGGCCGAGCCGCTGGCGGCCGGTGACTGGCGGCTGCCAGGCGAGCCTTGGGCCGGGCATATGGACGGCCTGGACAAGCTGTTCCTGCTGGCCGATGTGCCGCCGGCGCAGGTGTCTGCCGGGCTGGCCGCCGCACTCAAGCAGCAGGTACGCAGCGGTTGTGTGATTGGTGGCCTGTCTGCCGGGGTCTATCCGCTGGCTCAGCTCGGTCTGCTCGATGGTTACCGTGCGGCGGTGCACTGGCGCTGGCGGGACGATTTCGCCGAGCGTTTCCCCAAGGTCATCGCCACCAGCCATCTGTTCGACTGGGATCGTGATCGCCTGACCGCCTGCGGCGGCATGGCTGTGCTCGACCTGCTGCTGGCCGTGCTGGCGCGCGATCACGGCGCCGAATTGGCCGGTGCGGTGAGTGAGGAGTTGGTGGTTGAGCGTATTCGCGAAGGCGGGGAGCGCCAGCGCATTCCGCTGCAGAACCGCCTCGGCTCCAGCCACCCGAAGCTGACCCAGGCGGTGC contains the following coding sequences:
- a CDS encoding ABC transporter permease produces the protein MLFDYNVVLDSLPLYLGGVLVTLKLLIIALAVGLLLAVPLAIMRVSRQQLINFPAWLYTYVIRGTPMLVQLYLLYYGLAQFEAVRESFMWPYLSSATFCACLAFAINTSAYTAEILAGSLKATPPGEIEAAKAMGMSRSKLYRRILLPSALRRALPQYSNEVIMMLHTTSLASVVTLIDITGAAKTVSSQYYLPFEAYVTAGLFYLALTFILVRLFKLAERRWLAYLAPRKA
- a CDS encoding ABC transporter substrate-binding protein, translated to MKKIALLGALALSLMSPLALAEKPLRIGIEAAYPPFAFKTPDGQIAGFDYDIGVALCEEMKVECKWIEQEFDGLIPALKVRKFDAVLSSMSITEDRKKSVDFTGKYYATPAKLAMKAGTELKDPLADLKGKKIGVQRSSVYDRYATDIFAPAGAEIVRYSSQNEVFLDMQSGRLDATLADSVNIDDGFLKTDGGKGFAFVGPDFTDVKYFGEGQGIAVRKGDKALADKISAAILAIRANGKYKEVQDKYFDFDVYGE
- a CDS encoding ABC transporter permease, translated to MLQGYGSTILDGAWLTVQLALLSMAVAVTLGLLGAAFRLSPVKWLALLGETYATVIRGIPELVLILLIFFGGQDLVNRVAPLLGHEDYIDINPFVAGVGTLGFIYGAYLSETFRGAFMAIPKGQGEAGLAYGMSPLRVFLRILVPQMIRLAIPGITNNWLVLVKATALISLVGLQDMMARAKSAGDATREPFTYILLAAAVYLAITSVSLLVLRYLERRYSVGVKAAEL
- a CDS encoding ABC transporter ATP-binding protein; its protein translation is MYKLEVQDLHKRYGSHEVIKGVSMAAKAGDVISIIGSSGSGKSTFLRCLNLLEQPHAGKILLNSEELKLVPAKDGSLRAADARQLQRMRSRLAMVFQHFNLWSHMSALENVMEAPVHVLGMNKAEVLGKAEHYLAKVGVAHRKDAYPAHMSGGEQQRVAIARALAMEPEVMLFDEPTSALDPELVGEVLKVMQDLAGEGRTMVVVTHEMGFAREVSNQLVFLHKGLVEERGCPREVLAKPQSERLKQFLSGSLK
- a CDS encoding amidase codes for the protein MIEVTEVSIAELRAALESGRTTAVELVKAYLARIDAYDGPDTPTRLNAVVVRNPDALKEAEASDARRARGETLSPLDGIPYTAKDSYLVKGMTAASGSPAFKDLVAQRDAFTIERLRAAGAICLGKTNMPPMANGGMQRGVYGRAESPYNADYLTAPFASGSSNGAGTATAASFCAFGLAEETWSSGRGPASNNGLCAYTPSRGVISVRGNWPLTPTMDVVVPYARSMADLLEVLDVVVADDPDTRGDLWRMQPWVPIPRPSEVRPQSYLTLAAQPAALAGKRLGVPRMYINKDALAGTSEKPGIGGPTGQRIQTRASVIELWEQARAALEKAGATVIEVDFPLVSNCEGDRPGAPTVYNRGLVPHQFLLDELGELTAWALDDFLRANGDPKLNCLADVDGPQIFPHEPGTLPNREDDLAFGMDEYVRMAQRGLRLWSEIPSVPDGMRALEHTRKLDLEDWMDELRLDAVLFPTVADVGPADADVNPVSADIAWSNGVWVANGNLAIRHQGVPTVTVPMGVMADIGMPVGLTFAGRAYDDSALLQLAAAFESTGNKRLVPPRTPAL
- the argR gene encoding transcriptional regulator ArgR, encoding MTPHRIGFLYWPGTKALTLSLAEEALRVAQRVHPEVVYELVFLQAEPLAAGDWRLPGEPWAGHMDGLDKLFLLADVPPAQVSAGLAAALKQQVRSGCVIGGLSAGVYPLAQLGLLDGYRAAVHWRWRDDFAERFPKVIATSHLFDWDRDRLTACGGMAVLDLLLAVLARDHGAELAGAVSEELVVERIREGGERQRIPLQNRLGSSHPKLTQAVLLMEANIEEPLTTDEIAQHVCVSRRQLERIFKQYLNRVPSQYYLELRLNKARQLLMQTSKSIIQIGLSCGFSSGPHFSSAYRNFFGATPRDDRNQRRSNSPFELTSTPVERG
- a CDS encoding phytanoyl-CoA dioxygenase family protein, which encodes MQRDGYVLLRQAIAPEWLAGLRSAFDTGVKPADQWPVPRGMDYRHSLLDDNPSVQAVCRLPQVLAAVEALIGEVSFLVQVEGREPLPGRGHQRLHRDLSMRRPGDIANAMAYFHDYGPDNGATRLVPGSHRPQTAAPAFDFDDESAVVQLSSRVVDILIFDVDLVHAGSLNPSGARRRSILISYFAASLYEVHLQSMALRGVRMDTRERFDPANIIWP